A stretch of Zootoca vivipara chromosome 13, rZooViv1.1, whole genome shotgun sequence DNA encodes these proteins:
- the LOC132592922 gene encoding olfactory receptor 14A16-like encodes MTNQSTVTEFLLMGFSSDREEELFYLVIFLSIYLIALVGNFLIIIAFALNHKLHTPMYFFLVNLSLSDICYISTTIPKSIAASFSDDKRISFAGCVAQVFLVFTFAGSELALLTIMAYDRYVAICHPLQYELIMDWHACNQMAAASWISNLIHPSLQTIITFRLHFCGSNIIGQYFCDIPQLLKISCTDTKLNQILIFAFGIIGNSFCGGFIFVSYGYIFSAVLRIPSVQGRYKAFSTCIPHLTVFSLFMSTAVFSYMRPKELSSTMMDLLSAVLYTVLPPLLNPIIYSFRNKDIQEAVLKIPERIRNLLA; translated from the coding sequence ATGACCAACCAGTCTACAGTGACAGAATTTCTTCTGATGGGGTTTTCCAGTGACCGAGAAGAAGAACTGTTCTACCTTGTGATatttctctccatttatttaaTAGCCTTAGTGGGAAATTTCCTCATCATCATTGCTTTTGCTCTGAACCACAAATTGCACACTCCTATGTACTTCTTTCTGGTCAACCTATCATTATCAGACATTTGCTACATCTCAACCACAATCCCCAAATCCATAGCTGCTTCTTTTTCAGATGACAAAAGGATTTCTTTTGCTGGCTGTGTCGCACAGGTTTTCTTAGTTTTCACTTTTGCAGGTTCTGAGCTTGCCTTGCTCACAATCATGGCTTATGATCGCTATGTTGCAATCTGCCATCCTCTGCAGTATGAGCTAATCATGGACTGGCATGCCTGCAACCAAATGGCAGCTGCTTCCTGGATAAGCAACCTAATTCATCCATCATTACAGACCATTATCACTTTCAGGCTACATTTCTGTGGGTCCAATATTATTGGGCAGTATTTCTGTGATATTCCTCAGCTGCTAAAGATTTCTTGTACTGACACAAAGCTTAACCAAATTTTGATTTTTGCCTTTGGGATTATAGGAAATTCATTTTGTGGAGGGTTCATCTTTGTTTCCTATGGCTACATCTTCTCTGCTGTGCTGAGAATCCCATCTGTTCAAGGCAGATATAAAGCTTTCTCTACCTGCATTCCTCACCTGACTGTCTTTTCTTTATTTATGAGCACAGCTGTGTTTTCATACATGAGACCTAAAGAGCTTTCTTCTACAATGATGGATTTGCTCTCTGCTGTATTGTATACTGTTTTGCCACCACTACTGAATCCCATTATTTATAGCTTTCGGAACAAAGACATCCAAGAGGCCGTGTTGAAAATACCGGAAAGAATTCGAAATCTCCTAGCATGA